The DNA segment TAGGAGGATTAGGTCTAGAACTTGCAGACTGGTTAGTCCTACGCGGTGCCAGAAACCTGGTAATAGTTACTCGAAGCGGAATCAAAACAGGCTATCAGAAATTAAGGATAGATATCTGGAAATCCTATGGAGCGAAAGTCCTTATAATTTCTGGTGTAGACGCATCAGAAACGGATGACTGCGAGTTTATCTTGAAATCAGCAGAAAAACAGGCGCCTGTGGATGGTATCTTCAACCTGGCAGCTCTGCTGAAGGACTGTCTGATGGTAAACCAAACTATGGAATCATTCGAAGAAAGCATGAAACCCAAAGCCAGAATCACCAGAAAGCTGGACGAACTTTCTAGGAAGATTTGTCCAAATCTTCGACATTTTGtggtgttttcttctttgtcatGTGGAAGAGGAACTGCTGGTCAATCTAATTATGGTATGGGAAACGCGGTATTAGAGAGGATTTGCGAAAGAAGAGTGGAACAAGGTCTTCCTGGCATGGCCATTCAATGGGGCGCTGTGGGGGATGTGGGTATTGCTGCAGAAATGCTGGAGAATAAACACCAGCTGGTGATCGGTGGAACCTTGCCTCAGAAAATATCCTCATGTTTAGAAGAATTAGACAAGTTCATGTGTCAGAATAGACCAATTGTGGCTAGCATGGTGGTTGCAGAGAAAGTACCTAGTGCTAATGAAGTCAGTAATGTTCTTGAAGCAGTGATGAATATTATGAGTAAGTATTCTTTATATATGTGTCATGTAAGTTTACTTGTAGTTCAATTTTCATGCAATGagattattcttttattatagatataaaGGATATGAAGACCGTGAGTCAGAATTCTTCTTTGGCTGAGCTGGGCATGGATTCCATGATGGCTGTGGAGATCAAACAGACACTAGAAAGAGACTTTGAGGTGTTTCTAACTGCACAAGATATTAGAGTCTTGAACATTGCCAAGCTTGTAGAAATGTCTGCAAAAGATACAAAGAAGCAAACAAAACAAATCAAAAAAACAACGACAAAGACAGAAAAAATGATTGGCATGAGATTGCTGATGAAGACCTTGAACGTTTCCGTACTAGATGGACAGTATTGCGTAGAGCTTCCAGTTAAATGtggtgaaaaaagaaatgaaatatttcttataccGGGTATTGAAGGATCTGCTGCGATTTTTGCTGAATTAGcatcaaaattaaaattcccTGCCACTTGTTTGCAATTAGGAATATACAACATTAATGACTCAGTGGAGGAAATGGCTGAACGTCTTTTACCAGTatgttttaaaaaaaaagaaagatttcacagtataaaagaatataatattcctctttctttttcagtATGTTTTAGCAAGGAGTAAAGGTCGCAGAGATTTCACAATCGTTGGCTATTCATATGGATCACTGATAGCCATAGAATTAACAAGGAGATTAGAACCTTACATACTAATAGGTCAACTCATATTAATAGACGGATCTCCCGATTATATGAAGGCCATAAAATCAGAGCACCTTGCATCGCCTACGGAAGACGAATATCAGAATACATTTCTGATTGAAATATTGAATGTCATCAAAACGCCAATCATCACAGAGGTGAAATATCTTTTCAGTACTAGTCGGCCACTGCAAAATTTAggtctaattaataattaataactaattCGTTCTCATAGATCGCATTAAAGCTGAAAAATTGTAGTAATTGGAATGAAAAGTTGGATCTAGTAACCAAATACACAACCGACGAAATTCATAAGGTCTATTCGGCAGAAActcaaaagaaaattatatcatttatttataacCGTCTTTGTGTATTAGATAAATACGATCCCTCTTCTGTACCGCCTCTTAGAACGCCTATCAGGTTACTGGTACCAACGACGCCAGCTGTGATACTTCCAGATTCAGATTACGGTTTGCAGAAGGTAACATCTAATAATATTAAACAGTATTAGTAGCCGACTTgtgaataaatataatgaaactaTTTTTCTTGTTCAGTTAACTCACGGAAAAGTAGAAATACACAAGATCGAAGGAAATCACATTTCCATATTGGATGATAAGATTACCGCGGCAGCAATTAACGGCGAACCTTTAGAAGATGCGAAAACTTTCAAAGAGACTCTAAATTTCGCAAGTTCTGAACTGGAATTACAtggaaagaatgaaaattttatggGGTTATCGTAAAAATGAGTAAGAATGATTCATTCTTCAAAGATACCTATCATTCCATACTTTCCATTCATTACAAATGAATGAAAAACTcaatattaatgaaatgttGTCATATCTTTATGCAAAATCATCATACATTCAGAAACACAGTAAATTCATTCGTACGACAAACGATCTACGTATCACCCATACAGTAAATTGAATTATGTTTCACACAACCTTAACATTATACACGTGTAACATACACATAGTGTAGAAATAAAGCTACCTTATTACgaataatctttttttctattttatcccTGTTTTTGCGCattcttttatgttttttattttcttttcttttttatatgtattgtatttttatcgTACTACAATTTTAATCGCAATCAAACGCAACATACTGCATACACAAAAAAGCACAGATGATAgcgtaaaattaataataatcatacaCTTATGCtgtgttaataataattacaataatactGAGTTTCACATTAAATCCACGAACGTATTTATTAAAGAATcccatttttatatttctttttatttttaatcaactTTCACACACAAATCATATTATACGAAAGGAACTTGATGTTTAGCCTttatctttatatagtaattgatacgtacatatgtctcaaataactaaataattaGTTAACTAATAGAGAATAGCTCCATGTAATAGAAAGACTTCATTCCAAGTACTTTGTACAACCTTACACAAACATGTGGGtctgataaaaaatataatgtataactttcgtttcttttaactTTCGTACATAATACAACTCGATATCGCGTTCTTTGTTTGTTAACGATATACAAAGATGTAAAAGTAACTTACTAACGAATTGCCTTCATAATTCCATTGGCTCGAAAATTGATGAATTGTTCGATATCGTCTGATTCAAATCAGCAATCGCttcgttgttattattattattattgttgttattatcattgttattattatcgtCAGACGTATTAGGAATCGGAGTTGGTGTATCTCTAGTTGGAAATATACGAAGATGTTTGCTCGGTGGTTCCCAAAGGACTAAAGCCATGGAGGGCCTTTCCCTGAAAGAGAAAAACTGTAAACCTTCACACTTTATCTTATTTACTAACAGAAATTGCATCATaatgaaagaaacaaaatatttgatttaatttaaattaatttaattgaaatatgtatactcACAATTTGGATAACAGGGAATTTGGAAGGATTGGTTCATGTTGGATTCTCTTCAGTTCCTCTGAAAGAACTAGCCTGGGTCCAGTTTTGATTTGATCTGCATTAGCTGTATCCAATTCTAGTTCCATATTCAACTCCCTAGGATTAACTGGTTGTGAGTCAGCTGTTGAAGTTGATGGCACTGAAGACTGTTGATAATTGGAACTAATATGTAAACCTTTAAAATGTGCAGCCATTTTTTCTTCTGTTATAAACTGTTTCGTTTGTCTCCTGTAATCAtccattacattacattatccATTACATATCAAACTGAAAAAATGGAAAggtttttctataatatataccattatataaaTTA comes from the Bombus terrestris chromosome 8, iyBomTerr1.2, whole genome shotgun sequence genome and includes:
- the LOC100646507 gene encoding bromodomain-containing protein DDB_G0280777 isoform X1, whose translation is MTNAMGGTNLHTPSSIFQHMMNQQNTSQQPETWMQIPQVPPMSIPWSVPSLQQPELVRFTGGPSFESILHQKRKLETCDLLDMRQTKQFITEEKMAAHFKGLHISSNYQQSSVPSTSTADSQPVNPRELNMELELDTANADQIKTGPRLVLSEELKRIQHEPILPNSLLSKLERPSMALVLWEPPSKHLRIFPTRDTPTPIPNTSDDNNNNDNNNNNNNNNNEAIADLNQTISNNSSIFEPMEL
- the LOC100646507 gene encoding bromodomain-containing protein DDB_G0280777 isoform X2; the protein is MGGTNLHTPSSIFQHMMNQQNTSQQPETWMQIPQVPPMSIPWSVPSLQQPELVRFTGGPSFESILHQKRKLETCDLLDMRQTKQFITEEKMAAHFKGLHISSNYQQSSVPSTSTADSQPVNPRELNMELELDTANADQIKTGPRLVLSEELKRIQHEPILPNSLLSKLERPSMALVLWEPPSKHLRIFPTRDTPTPIPNTSDDNNNNDNNNNNNNNNNEAIADLNQTISNNSSIFEPMEL